A window of Aquitalea denitrificans contains these coding sequences:
- a CDS encoding nitrite/sulfite reductase, translating to MYRYDEVDHRIVRERVEQFRDQTQRFLSGELAEDEFRPLRLMNGLYVQRHAPMLRVAVPYGHLASRQLRKLAHIARKYDKNYAHFTTRQNIQFNWPELARVPDILEELAEVEMHAIQTSGNCVRNTTTDAFAGVAQDEVLDPRAYCEIIRQWSTLHPEFAFLPRKFKIAVSGSVEDRAATQVHDIGLHVVRNETGEVGFKVIVGGGLGRTPIVGEVVKEFLPTRHLLTYLDAVLRVYNRFGRRDNKYKARIKILVKAMTVAGFAAKVEDEWLHLQDGPSTLRDADVAHYASFFTDPAYDLLPSNPPELVEKQATEPAFARWLERNTRPHKQAGYRSVVLSLKKTGVPPGDITAEQMDAAADWADRFGYGELRVAHEQNLILPDVRERDLYEVWQLAKSQGFATPNVGLLTDIICCPGGDFCSLANARSIPVAEAIQTRFDNLDYLFDLGEIDCNFSGCMNACGHHHIGNIGILGVDKNGEEWYQITLGGSQGSHTTIGKVIGPSFAQADVPLAFEKIMAVYLEQRTDGERFIETVRRIGLDPFKERVYAKHH from the coding sequence ATGTACCGTTATGATGAAGTCGACCATCGCATCGTGCGCGAGCGTGTCGAACAGTTTCGCGATCAGACACAGCGCTTTCTTTCTGGCGAGCTGGCTGAAGACGAGTTCCGCCCGCTGCGTCTGATGAATGGACTGTATGTGCAGCGCCATGCTCCCATGCTGCGTGTTGCCGTACCCTATGGCCATCTGGCAAGCCGGCAATTGCGCAAACTGGCCCATATTGCCCGCAAGTACGACAAGAACTACGCGCATTTCACCACGCGCCAGAACATCCAGTTCAACTGGCCAGAACTGGCGCGCGTACCGGATATCCTGGAAGAACTGGCAGAAGTTGAAATGCATGCCATCCAGACCTCCGGCAATTGCGTACGCAATACCACGACAGATGCCTTTGCTGGCGTAGCCCAAGACGAAGTGCTGGACCCGCGTGCCTACTGCGAAATCATCCGCCAGTGGAGCACCCTGCACCCGGAGTTTGCCTTCCTGCCGCGCAAGTTCAAAATTGCCGTATCGGGTAGCGTGGAAGACCGTGCCGCAACGCAAGTACACGATATCGGCCTGCATGTGGTCCGCAATGAGACTGGTGAAGTCGGCTTCAAGGTGATTGTGGGTGGTGGTCTGGGCCGTACCCCCATTGTTGGCGAGGTGGTGAAGGAATTTCTGCCAACTCGGCATTTGCTGACCTACCTGGATGCGGTGCTGCGCGTCTATAACCGTTTTGGCCGTCGCGACAACAAATACAAGGCACGTATCAAGATTCTGGTCAAAGCCATGACCGTGGCCGGCTTTGCCGCCAAGGTCGAAGATGAATGGCTGCATCTGCAAGATGGCCCATCCACTTTGCGGGATGCCGATGTCGCCCATTACGCCAGTTTTTTCACCGATCCGGCTTATGACCTGCTGCCATCCAATCCACCCGAACTGGTGGAAAAGCAAGCTACTGAACCTGCTTTCGCGCGCTGGCTGGAGCGCAATACCCGTCCGCACAAGCAGGCAGGTTATCGTTCGGTTGTATTGTCTTTGAAAAAAACCGGCGTGCCGCCGGGTGATATCACTGCAGAGCAGATGGATGCCGCCGCTGATTGGGCAGACCGTTTTGGTTATGGCGAACTGCGCGTGGCACACGAACAGAACCTGATTCTGCCTGATGTGCGTGAACGCGATCTCTACGAAGTATGGCAGCTGGCCAAGAGCCAAGGCTTTGCCACCCCCAATGTCGGTTTGCTGACTGACATCATCTGCTGCCCGGGCGGTGATTTCTGCAGCCTGGCCAATGCACGTTCCATTCCGGTTGCCGAAGCCATCCAGACTCGCTTTGACAATCTGGATTACCTGTTCGACCTGGGCGAGATCGACTGCAATTTCTCCGGTTGCATGAATGCTTGTGGTCATCACCATATCGGCAATATCGGCATTCTTGGCGTGGATAAGAATGGCGAAGAGTGGTACCAGATTACCCTGGGCGGTAGCCAGGGCAGCCATACCACCATCGGCAAGGTTATTGGACCATCCTTTGCTCAGGCAGATGTACCGCTGGCGTTTGAGAAAATCATGGCGGTCTATCTGGAGCAGCGCACAGACGGGGAACGCTTTATTGAAACCGTACGCCGCATTGGCCTCGACCCCTTCAAGGAACGTGTATATGCGAAGCATCATTAA
- a CDS encoding OmpA family protein has protein sequence MTKQLKLSALVAALLVSASAFAAKPGYTVDQTTDAVSRNNYGECWHTTYFDKAKDGLVECGDREAAKPVAPVAQAPKAAPVSVKEHVTLSAKVLFNFNKATLRADAKNELDPLVAKLKAHAGQGVLNGVEIDGYTDFMGTDKLNNALSQKRADAVKAYFVDAGVPAEKVAAVGKGKADAKMTDECKAKFPKYAKNKKQNAEIKACIEPDRRVDVVIDAVKVTTQQ, from the coding sequence ATGACTAAACAGCTGAAACTGAGCGCCCTGGTTGCTGCTCTGCTGGTTTCCGCTAGCGCGTTCGCAGCTAAGCCGGGCTACACCGTAGATCAAACCACCGATGCCGTTTCCCGTAACAACTACGGCGAATGCTGGCACACCACCTACTTCGACAAGGCCAAGGACGGTCTGGTTGAGTGTGGCGATCGCGAAGCTGCCAAGCCGGTTGCTCCGGTAGCGCAAGCTCCGAAGGCTGCTCCGGTTTCCGTGAAGGAACATGTAACCCTGTCCGCCAAGGTTCTGTTCAACTTCAACAAGGCTACCCTGCGTGCTGATGCCAAGAACGAACTGGATCCGCTGGTTGCCAAGCTGAAGGCTCACGCTGGTCAAGGCGTTCTGAACGGTGTTGAAATCGACGGCTACACCGACTTCATGGGTACCGACAAGCTGAACAACGCACTGTCCCAGAAGCGTGCTGATGCTGTTAAGGCTTACTTCGTAGATGCTGGTGTTCCGGCTGAGAAGGTTGCTGCTGTTGGTAAGGGTAAGGCTGATGCCAAGATGACCGACGAGTGCAAGGCCAAGTTCCCGAAATACGCCAAGAACAAGAAGCAGAATGCTGAAATCAAGGCCTGCATCGAGCCGGATCGTCGTGTTGACGTTGTGATCGACGCAGTCAAGGTTACCACCCAGCAGTAA
- the fabG gene encoding 3-oxoacyl-ACP reductase FabG → MRLKGKVSIITGAASGIGKATAEKFIKEGAIVAVCDLNIDAVNAVVEELKALGGEAVGYLVNVTDKAQIADMVGDLKARFGRIDVLVNNAGIVMDAQLIKMTDDQFDKVIDINLKGVYNCARAVVDTMVEQGGGVILNASSVVGVYGNFGQTNYAATKFGVIGFVKTWAKELGKKGIRANAVCPGFVATPILKSMPEKVIQAMEDKVPMKRMADPAEIANVYAFLASDEASYINGAAIEVTGGLTL, encoded by the coding sequence ATGCGATTGAAAGGGAAAGTCTCCATCATCACTGGCGCTGCCAGCGGTATCGGCAAGGCGACTGCAGAGAAGTTCATCAAGGAAGGCGCCATCGTTGCCGTCTGTGACCTGAACATCGATGCCGTGAATGCAGTGGTGGAAGAACTCAAGGCTCTGGGTGGCGAGGCTGTCGGCTATCTGGTCAATGTGACCGACAAGGCGCAGATCGCCGATATGGTTGGTGATCTGAAAGCACGCTTTGGCCGCATCGATGTACTGGTAAACAATGCCGGCATCGTAATGGATGCTCAACTGATCAAGATGACCGACGACCAGTTCGACAAGGTAATCGACATCAACCTGAAGGGCGTTTACAACTGCGCCCGCGCCGTGGTGGATACCATGGTGGAGCAGGGTGGTGGCGTTATCCTGAATGCGTCTTCGGTAGTCGGCGTGTATGGCAACTTTGGCCAGACCAACTACGCTGCCACCAAGTTTGGCGTGATCGGTTTCGTCAAGACCTGGGCCAAGGAATTGGGCAAGAAGGGCATTCGTGCCAACGCCGTATGCCCGGGCTTTGTGGCAACGCCCATCCTGAAATCCATGCCGGAAAAAGTGATTCAGGCCATGGAAGACAAGGTGCCGATGAAGCGCATGGCCGATCCGGCCGAAATCGCCAACGTCTATGCTTTCCTGGCATCGGACGAAGCCAGCTACATCAATGGCGCTGCCATTGAAGTAACCGGTGGCCTGACGCTGTAA
- a CDS encoding DUF934 domain-containing protein, with the protein MRSIIKDGQVAQDCWQVLRADTEGQYPAVAADVDVIIPLALWLADKAAWQGRAGQTAVWLAPDEDPQQLAADLNSLPLVAVDFPAFTDGRGYSLGRLLRERYSYAGELRALGDVWVDLLHYLWQVGFNAFEIKGGKDLDGALSGYDTFTERYQSTHREPVPLFRRRVTSL; encoded by the coding sequence ATGCGAAGCATCATTAAAGATGGGCAGGTAGCGCAGGACTGCTGGCAGGTATTGCGTGCGGATACCGAGGGCCAATACCCGGCTGTGGCTGCTGATGTTGATGTCATCATCCCGCTGGCACTATGGCTGGCAGACAAGGCGGCATGGCAGGGCCGCGCTGGCCAGACTGCAGTCTGGCTGGCTCCGGACGAGGATCCGCAGCAGCTGGCTGCTGATCTGAACAGCCTTCCGCTGGTGGCTGTCGATTTTCCGGCATTTACCGATGGCCGTGGATACAGCCTCGGTCGACTGTTGCGGGAACGCTACAGCTATGCCGGTGAGTTAAGAGCGCTGGGCGACGTGTGGGTGGATTTGCTGCACTATCTCTGGCAGGTTGGCTTCAATGCCTTCGAAATCAAGGGTGGCAAAGACCTTGATGGGGCATTGTCCGGATATGACACTTTCACGGAACGCTATCAGTCGACGCATCGTGAGCCGGTTCCCTTGTTTCGTCGGCGTGTAACATCACTGTGA
- the dapA gene encoding 4-hydroxy-tetrahydrodipicolinate synthase, producing the protein MLTGSLVALVTPMTTDGRVDFESLSRLVDFHIDNGTSGIVAVGTTGESATLAVDEHIAVVEAVIKQAKGRVKVIAGTGANSTAEAIELAAHAKQAGADMTLSVVPYYNKPTQEGMYRHFRAIAESVDIPVILYNVPGRTVADMNNDTVLRLTEVPGIIGLKDATGDIGRACDLISRVPKNFALYSGDDATGMAFMLCGGNGVISVTTNVAPKLMSQMCAAAIAGNAALARELNDKLQGLHKQLFAEPNPIPAKWVLQELGMIPAGIRLPLHVMSESLRPQLTAAMKQAELI; encoded by the coding sequence ATGCTTACCGGTAGCTTGGTTGCCCTGGTCACCCCGATGACCACAGATGGTCGGGTCGACTTCGAATCGCTCTCCCGCCTGGTCGATTTCCACATCGACAACGGCACCAGCGGCATTGTTGCCGTTGGTACCACCGGCGAATCCGCCACCCTTGCCGTTGATGAACACATCGCTGTCGTCGAAGCTGTCATCAAACAGGCCAAAGGCCGCGTCAAGGTTATCGCCGGTACCGGGGCAAACTCCACCGCCGAAGCCATCGAACTGGCGGCACATGCCAAGCAGGCAGGTGCCGACATGACTCTTTCCGTGGTGCCCTACTACAACAAACCGACGCAGGAAGGCATGTACCGCCATTTCCGCGCAATTGCTGAAAGTGTCGACATTCCTGTAATCCTGTACAACGTACCGGGTCGCACTGTTGCCGACATGAACAACGACACCGTGCTGCGCCTGACCGAAGTGCCCGGCATCATCGGGCTGAAGGATGCCACCGGTGATATCGGTCGCGCTTGCGACCTGATCAGCCGTGTTCCGAAAAACTTCGCGCTTTACTCCGGTGATGACGCTACCGGCATGGCATTCATGCTGTGTGGCGGTAATGGTGTGATTTCGGTCACCACCAATGTCGCACCGAAACTGATGAGCCAGATGTGCGCAGCCGCCATTGCCGGTAATGCTGCTCTGGCACGTGAGCTGAACGACAAGTTGCAAGGTCTGCACAAGCAGCTGTTTGCCGAACCCAATCCGATTCCGGCCAAGTGGGTACTGCAAGAGCTGGGCATGATTCCTGCAGGCATCCGCCTTCCCCTTCATGTCATGTCGGAAAGCCTGCGTCCGCAGCTGACCGCCGCCATGAAGCAGGCAGAACTCATCTAA
- a CDS encoding phosphoadenylyl-sulfate reductase yields MSLDVKLAATQALLTEIAAKHPDAVLANSYGAEDMVLTDLIARLSLPLQVFSLDTGRLPAETYTLMQQVAERYPAVLVKVYFPDTAATETYVNTHGINGFYQSVELRKSCCQIRKIEPLKRALAGKTAWITGLRREQSPTRQDLGNQEFDTDNGLMKFNPLIEWTEAEVWEYIRSNDVPYNALHDQRYPSIGCAPCTRAITVGEDVRAGRWWWENPESKECGLHIKSSPLKRPA; encoded by the coding sequence ATGAGCCTGGATGTGAAACTTGCAGCAACCCAAGCCCTGCTGACCGAAATTGCCGCCAAACACCCGGATGCGGTGCTGGCCAACAGCTATGGTGCCGAAGACATGGTACTGACCGACCTGATCGCCCGCCTGTCCCTGCCGCTGCAGGTGTTCAGCCTGGATACCGGCCGGCTGCCGGCCGAAACCTATACGCTGATGCAGCAGGTTGCCGAACGCTATCCGGCGGTACTGGTAAAGGTGTACTTCCCGGACACTGCCGCTACCGAGACCTATGTCAATACGCATGGCATCAATGGCTTTTATCAAAGCGTCGAATTGCGCAAATCCTGTTGCCAGATCCGCAAGATCGAGCCGCTGAAGCGGGCGCTGGCAGGCAAGACCGCATGGATTACCGGTTTGCGTCGCGAACAGTCGCCAACCCGGCAGGATCTGGGCAATCAAGAGTTCGATACCGATAATGGCCTGATGAAGTTCAATCCGCTTATCGAGTGGACCGAAGCTGAGGTCTGGGAATACATCCGCAGCAACGATGTACCCTACAACGCACTGCATGACCAGCGTTACCCCTCTATTGGCTGTGCCCCTTGCACCCGCGCCATCACGGTTGGCGAAGACGTGCGGGCAGGTCGCTGGTGGTGGGAAAATCCGGAATCCAAAGAGTGTGGGCTGCACATCAAGTCCAGCCCCCTCAAGCGCCCAGCATAA
- the cysB gene encoding HTH-type transcriptional regulator CysB, with protein MKLQQLRYLVEVAKQGLNVSEAAEKLHTSQPGISKQIRLLEDELGIQVFIRNGKRVVSVSEPGKEVLRISERILREAQNLKRVGDEFSRESEGALTIATTHTQARYALPPTIAAFVQRYPKVKLSIKQGSPTQICEMVVSGEADLAVATEGIALYKELAMLPCYEWNRSVVVPQDHPLLQLDHPLSLADIASYPIVTYDFAFAGRSKINKAFADQGLSPNVVLTAIDTDVIKTYVALGLGIGIIASMAFEPVRDANLRIIDAGHLFEPSTTKIGIRKDAYLRGFAYTFVELFAPHLHRREVDAALLAHDSELDD; from the coding sequence ATGAAACTGCAACAGCTGCGCTATCTGGTCGAAGTGGCCAAACAGGGTCTGAATGTCTCCGAAGCGGCAGAGAAGCTGCATACTTCGCAGCCGGGCATTTCCAAGCAAATCCGCTTGCTGGAGGATGAGCTGGGCATCCAGGTCTTCATCCGCAATGGCAAGCGTGTGGTATCCGTTTCCGAACCCGGCAAGGAAGTACTGCGCATTTCCGAGCGCATCTTGCGCGAAGCACAAAACCTGAAGCGGGTTGGGGATGAGTTTTCCCGCGAGTCGGAAGGTGCGCTCACCATTGCCACCACCCACACCCAAGCACGCTACGCCCTCCCTCCCACCATTGCAGCGTTCGTGCAACGCTATCCCAAGGTAAAGCTGTCCATCAAGCAGGGCAGCCCGACCCAGATTTGCGAGATGGTTGTGTCCGGCGAGGCAGATCTGGCCGTTGCCACCGAGGGCATTGCCCTCTACAAAGAGCTGGCCATGTTGCCTTGCTATGAGTGGAACCGTTCCGTGGTGGTACCACAGGACCATCCCTTGCTGCAGCTGGATCATCCGCTCAGCCTGGCAGACATCGCCAGTTATCCGATTGTTACTTACGACTTTGCCTTTGCCGGCCGCTCCAAGATCAACAAGGCTTTTGCAGATCAGGGCCTCAGCCCGAATGTGGTGCTTACTGCCATTGATACCGATGTGATCAAGACGTATGTCGCCCTTGGCCTGGGCATTGGCATCATTGCCAGTATGGCGTTCGAGCCGGTCCGGGATGCAAATCTGCGCATTATCGATGCCGGCCATCTGTTCGAACCATCCACCACCAAGATCGGCATTCGCAAGGATGCCTACCTGCGTGGCTTCGCCTACACCTTTGTCGAACTGTTTGCGCCGCATCTGCACCGCCGCGAAGTGGATGCGGCACTACTGGCCCACGACAGCGAGCTGGACGACTGA
- a CDS encoding bifunctional riboflavin kinase/FAD synthetase — protein sequence MQVFLGDPRRFGLAGCALTIGNFDGVHLGHQQMLRRLKSEADARSLPTALLTFEPHPREFFIRSNPPARLSSLRDKLNVLRASRLVDYVFVFRFNQHFASMSAQDFIQDVLVRDLKTRYLLIGDDFQFGAARQGNFDLLSACPHFVTEAMPSVLVQGERASSTLVRDRLAVGDLDAANALLGRSYQVSGKVMHGQKLGRTIGFPTVNVHLPHLKPALQGVFVVEVDTSQGRKGGVASLGLNPTVSSSSDYKLEAHLFDFAGDLYGQRVTVHFLKKLRDEERYDNLPALVAQIERDAASAHTYLTSLQREQA from the coding sequence ATGCAGGTATTTCTAGGAGATCCACGACGTTTCGGGCTCGCTGGCTGTGCATTGACCATCGGAAACTTTGATGGAGTGCATCTTGGCCATCAGCAGATGCTGCGGCGTCTTAAGAGCGAGGCTGATGCCCGGTCCTTGCCAACTGCCTTGCTGACGTTCGAGCCGCATCCTCGTGAGTTCTTCATCCGGAGCAATCCGCCGGCCCGTTTATCCAGCTTGCGTGACAAACTGAATGTTTTGCGAGCATCCAGGCTGGTCGATTACGTGTTTGTCTTTCGTTTTAATCAGCATTTTGCCAGCATGAGCGCGCAGGACTTCATCCAGGATGTGCTGGTTCGCGATCTGAAAACCCGCTATCTGCTGATAGGGGATGATTTCCAATTTGGTGCTGCACGCCAGGGAAATTTTGACCTGCTGTCAGCCTGCCCACATTTTGTTACCGAGGCGATGCCATCGGTACTGGTTCAAGGGGAACGTGCATCCAGTACGCTGGTGCGTGATCGCCTGGCTGTAGGAGATCTTGACGCGGCCAATGCTTTGCTGGGACGTAGCTATCAGGTATCCGGCAAGGTCATGCATGGGCAGAAACTGGGCAGGACCATTGGTTTTCCCACCGTCAATGTGCATTTGCCACATCTGAAACCCGCCTTGCAGGGTGTGTTTGTGGTAGAAGTAGACACATCACAAGGGCGTAAGGGGGGAGTAGCCAGCCTTGGGCTCAATCCTACGGTCAGCAGTAGCAGTGATTACAAACTGGAAGCGCACCTGTTTGATTTTGCTGGCGATCTCTATGGCCAGCGTGTCACGGTGCATTTCCTGAAAAAATTGCGCGATGAAGAGCGCTACGACAATTTACCGGCACTGGTGGCACAGATAGAACGTGACGCCGCCAGTGCCCATACTTATTTGACCAGTTTGCAGCGAGAGCAGGCATGA
- the bamC gene encoding outer membrane protein assembly factor BamC, which translates to MKRSAPAAILLATGILAGCSTSNPLEKKLDYKSAEPPKAGNSLEVPPDLTAPQIQNKYVIPATGSASALANSNAAAAAQQAPAMQAAVTGNTVAVNSIDNITMERAGTQRWLEVKGKSPAELWPVLKAFWQENGFVIKTEEPDLGIMETDWAENRAKLPSDGIRKLMETVGLGGAMSTPERDKFRIRLEKTANGTEIYFSHRGMYETFINEGKSDTMWQPRPVDPNLEAELLGRFMIRMGITEEQAKAAVKKTQVVADKPKDSIVDGKLNINDGFDRAWRRVGLALDRIGLVVNDRDRSQGLYFVKPAKGELDKKDESSSGGGFWSSLAFWKSKDSDEKANPSGPEYRIQVKEATSGSSTLAVLDKQGKPLSDSFAKSVLSKLQTELQ; encoded by the coding sequence ATGAAACGAAGCGCGCCCGCCGCGATTCTGCTGGCAACCGGCATTCTTGCCGGCTGCAGCACCTCCAACCCGCTGGAAAAGAAACTGGATTACAAATCTGCCGAACCGCCAAAGGCAGGCAATTCGCTGGAAGTACCGCCTGACCTGACAGCTCCGCAGATCCAGAACAAATACGTCATCCCGGCAACCGGTAGTGCCTCCGCCCTGGCCAACAGCAATGCCGCAGCTGCTGCGCAGCAGGCTCCGGCCATGCAGGCCGCGGTTACCGGCAATACTGTTGCCGTCAACAGCATCGACAACATCACCATGGAACGTGCCGGCACTCAACGCTGGCTCGAGGTGAAGGGCAAGTCTCCAGCAGAACTGTGGCCGGTGCTGAAAGCCTTCTGGCAGGAAAACGGTTTTGTCATCAAAACCGAAGAACCTGATCTTGGCATCATGGAAACCGACTGGGCCGAAAACCGTGCCAAGCTGCCGTCCGATGGTATTCGCAAATTGATGGAAACGGTTGGCCTGGGTGGCGCAATGTCCACTCCGGAGCGTGACAAATTCCGCATCCGACTGGAAAAAACTGCCAACGGTACTGAAATTTACTTCTCACACCGTGGCATGTACGAAACCTTCATCAACGAAGGCAAATCGGACACCATGTGGCAGCCCCGCCCGGTTGACCCGAACCTGGAAGCCGAACTGCTTGGCCGCTTCATGATCCGCATGGGCATTACCGAAGAGCAGGCCAAGGCTGCAGTCAAGAAAACCCAGGTTGTTGCCGACAAGCCGAAAGACAGCATTGTTGATGGCAAGCTCAACATCAATGACGGCTTCGATCGCGCCTGGCGTCGTGTTGGTCTGGCGCTGGATCGCATCGGTCTGGTGGTCAATGACCGCGACCGCTCGCAGGGCCTCTACTTCGTCAAGCCGGCCAAGGGCGAACTGGACAAGAAAGACGAGTCCTCCTCCGGTGGTGGCTTCTGGTCCAGCCTCGCATTCTGGAAGAGCAAGGATAGCGACGAGAAGGCCAATCCGTCCGGACCGGAATACCGGATCCAGGTCAAGGAAGCCACCAGTGGCAGCAGCACACTTGCCGTACTGGACAAACAAGGCAAGCCGCTGTCGGACAGCTTTGCAAAATCGGTACTGTCCAAGTTGCAGACTGAGCTGCAATAA
- a CDS encoding ABC-F family ATPase produces MITTSNITMQFGVKPLFEKVSVKFGEGNRYGLIGANGSGKSTFMKILGGDLEQTGGEVAIENGLRLGKLRQDQFAYEEQRVIDVVMMGHTEMWAAMSERDAIYANLEATEEDYMHAAELEAKFAEYDGYTAEARAGELLMGVGIPVEQHFGPMSEVAPGWKLRVLLAQALFSNPDILLLDEPTNNLDINTIRWLENVLNERNSTMIIISHDRHFLNSVCTHMADLDYNTIRIYPGNYDDYMIASAQARERQLSSNSKAKERIQELQEFVARFSANKSKARQATSRLKQVDKLKSEMVDVKPSSRQNPFIRFETDDKFKLHRQAVEVESLNKAYDSKVLFKDMSFILEAGARLAVIGPNGAGKTSLVKLLAGAFEPKFAEGLTADFGNIKWAEKAQIGYFAQDHEADFDTDMNLTEWMREWGQDGDDEQVIRGTLGRLLFGGDEVTKPVHVLSGGEKGRMLYGKLILQKPNVMIMDEPTNHMDMESIESLNMALEKYKGTLIFVSHDRQFVSSLATHVLELDGKGGYDYYTGNYEDYLASKGLE; encoded by the coding sequence GTGATTACCACAAGCAACATTACCATGCAGTTTGGCGTGAAACCTTTGTTTGAAAAGGTTTCCGTCAAGTTTGGCGAAGGCAACCGTTATGGCCTGATTGGCGCCAACGGTTCCGGCAAATCGACATTCATGAAAATTCTGGGCGGTGACCTGGAACAAACCGGTGGCGAAGTTGCCATCGAAAACGGCCTGCGTCTGGGCAAGCTGCGTCAGGACCAGTTTGCCTACGAAGAACAGCGCGTCATCGATGTGGTGATGATGGGCCATACCGAGATGTGGGCGGCGATGAGCGAGCGTGACGCCATTTACGCCAATCTCGAAGCCACCGAAGAAGATTACATGCACGCGGCCGAACTGGAGGCCAAGTTCGCTGAGTATGACGGCTACACCGCGGAAGCGCGTGCCGGTGAACTGCTGATGGGTGTGGGTATTCCGGTGGAGCAGCACTTTGGCCCGATGAGTGAAGTGGCTCCCGGCTGGAAGCTGCGTGTGCTGCTGGCACAGGCCTTGTTCTCCAACCCGGACATCCTGTTGCTGGACGAACCGACCAACAACCTGGACATCAACACCATTCGCTGGCTGGAGAATGTGCTGAACGAGCGCAACTCCACCATGATCATCATCTCCCACGACCGTCACTTCCTGAATTCCGTATGTACCCACATGGCGGATCTGGACTACAACACCATCCGCATCTATCCGGGCAATTACGATGACTACATGATTGCCTCAGCCCAGGCGCGTGAGCGTCAGCTGTCTTCCAACAGCAAGGCCAAGGAGCGTATCCAGGAGCTGCAGGAATTTGTGGCCCGTTTCTCGGCCAACAAGTCCAAGGCGCGTCAGGCGACTTCCCGTCTGAAGCAGGTGGACAAGTTGAAGTCGGAAATGGTGGACGTGAAGCCGTCCAGCCGGCAGAACCCCTTCATCCGCTTCGAGACCGACGACAAGTTCAAGCTGCACCGTCAGGCCGTAGAAGTGGAAAGCCTCAACAAGGCTTACGACAGCAAGGTGCTGTTCAAGGATATGAGCTTCATTCTGGAAGCCGGTGCCCGCCTGGCGGTGATTGGCCCGAACGGTGCAGGTAAGACCTCGCTGGTCAAACTGCTAGCCGGTGCTTTTGAGCCCAAGTTTGCCGAAGGTCTGACCGCTGACTTTGGCAACATCAAGTGGGCGGAAAAAGCCCAGATCGGTTATTTCGCGCAGGATCACGAGGCCGATTTTGACACCGACATGAACCTGACCGAGTGGATGCGTGAGTGGGGTCAGGACGGTGATGATGAACAGGTGATCCGCGGCACGCTGGGTCGTCTGCTGTTTGGCGGCGACGAAGTGACCAAGCCGGTTCACGTGCTGTCCGGTGGTGAAAAGGGCCGCATGCTGTATGGCAAGCTGATCCTGCAAAAGCCCAATGTGATGATTATGGACGAACCGACCAACCACATGGACATGGAGTCGATCGAATCCCTGAACATGGCGCTGGAAAAGTACAAGGGCACGCTGATTTTCGTCTCGCACGACCGTCAGTTCGTCAGCTCGCTGGCTACCCATGTACTGGAGCTCGATGGCAAGGGCGGCTATGACTACTACACTGGCAATTATGAAGATTACCTGGCCAGCAAGGGTCTGGAATAA